The genomic DNA CCGTTCtaatcactcgttgaatttgttcctggtagtccctggttcaacttctcaactgcacttgtaaatagccaactggtttgccaccAACCAGTTAGGATTCTTAACGGTTGGTGTTGTCCTGTTTTGTTGTTTCGTTAActatgtttcattggccctaaaCAGCCCATATGCGGAGCGGTCAATCAGTATATATTGTATATTGAATTACCCTGAAAAATAACTCTTTTTTTCAGGTGACAGAAATCCCTGTTTAACCTCGTGGGATAATTCTGGACTTTTAGGATCTATATCTTTGAGAAGAAGAATTCAAGAAATTCTCTTCAAAATAATTAACTCATTTTAATATTTAAGCTTAATTAATTCTGGCGCAGAGATCAATGCCATTGTGGGTGAAATTGAAAAAGACCAACTTTCAACAAAATTATCAAATCAATCAGAAGAATCAATTTTGCTTCGGATTCAGTCATTTTAATCCCTTTCCAGACATATTAACTGAAGCTGCGTTGGCAACATAAGTTTCATGTAACTTAAGCTTAAACACACCTGCTGGCAAACGCTCGATTAACGTCGACTGCAAGTGACTGAAAGGCGATCAATTAAAAGATCGAGATGACTATTCAACATAAATGTAGCAGCAATAACTGCCACATTAGAAAAAAATGCCTGTTACTGATAATTACTCTTACCTGAGTTCAACtcaacgaggaaaaacaaaacgGAAATAAACGACAGAAAAGTTTGTGTATACATTGACACGACAGCCATCGGCAATAGGCAGGCCAACTATTGCAAAACACTAACGATGCATGTCTTTCAGCTCAGCCATTGTTTTTTGTCTGAAATGACGCTCCTTTGTTATGAACAGCGGATTGCCAAAATTCCTCGATCGCGTTTCCAATGACAATGACTTTTTCCTGTTGTGTTTTGTGCAAGATTTAGATTTTCTGCAACGCCGCGTTCAGTAAGGCCTGGGAACTAGTGAGATTCCAATATGGCGACTGTGTAGAATGGTTTTTTGCGCAAAATTCcactgaaatttgaaagccccAAAAAACCTAGAAAGAGGTCAATTTTCTTTATGTAGAACGTAGATTCACATCTTATTATCTTGAGGTTTCTGTCAATGGGATTGAGATCGACTATATCGTTGACAATTGCATTTAAAACCTTGAACCAATGCAGGTTAGGACAGTGCTCTCTGAACTCACAGGAAATCAGCGATCGCATCTAGCTACACTCCTACTCGAAAAAACATTTAGATTCAAGGCTAAGTTTCAAAATCACATAACATGCGCCCGACGTTTTGGCTCAAAAAACCTGAAACTTGTCACAAACTCCTGGATACAACGACTACAGGAAAACAATGTACCAGAAGCGAATCTGTCGGTGAAATTCATTATCGAGCATGTCCTTGGCAAGGAAAAGACTTGGGTACGTACCCATGATCAACACTGGATTACGGCTGGGTTAGTTGGTTGAATATTGGACTACTGGGGGAGGGGGCGGGGGGTGGGTGAGGGGTGGGGTGACAGGGAGGGAGGGTAGGGGGTGAGGGGTGATTAGGTCTAGGTTAGTGTTTGAATTTGGCCCAAGAGGACATGAAAAGGGGTGCATATTTTAGAGATGGAGTGGATGTCATCGATAACTTCAGCTTGTGCACACAATCACTGCTAGGACTGGCCTTGCTCTCAATTTAGCTCCCATGAGTTGTGGCCACTTTTAATTGAGCACTTTAAAgttgatttgcttttcattccAGGCTTCCAATAAATGTGATATAGCtgaggaagaagaagagaaactgAATGAACTATTTCAGCAGAGATTAAAGAGGTATTTGACTGAAGAACTTAtaacctagatgttgttaacccattcatccccgAAGTGGCctccattgaagagtaaaatcatttggcactagacagagtaaaatctacaagtatCACTCTCAGGGAGggaagggttaaaggggacatagtttttgagtggacttagatgttgttaacccattcatccctgaagtaCTGGCttccattgaagagtaaaatcatttggcactagacagagtaaaatctacaagtatCACTCTCAGGGAGggaagggttaaaggggacatagtttttgagtggacctagatgttgttaacccattcatccctgaagtaCTGGCttccattgaagagtaaaatcatttggcactagacagagtaaaatctacaagtatCACTCTTAGGGAGggaagggttaaaggggacatagtttttgagtgaacctagATGTTGTTTACCCATTCATCCCTGGAGTGGCctccattgaagagtaaaatcattTGGCATTAGACAGCGTAAAATCTACAAGTATCACTCTTAGGGAGggaagggttaaaggggacatagtttttgagtgaacctagatgttgttaacccattcatccctggaGTGGCctccattgaagagtaaaatcattTGGCATTAGACAGCGTAAAATCTACAAGTATCACTCTCAGGGAGGGAGGGATTAAAGGGGACACAGTATTTGAGTGGATCTAggtgttgttaacccattcatccctgaagtggcctccattgacgagtaaaatcagtAAGAGTAACTCAAAGGTGTTAAAGTTTTCGATATGACTTTGATTAACTTGACAATGTAGCTTAGTTAATAAACCTTTAAAGTTTCATTCATTGAACATTGGagaaaatcttttgtttgatttCGTAGGATTCCTCTACAATATATTATTGGAGAATGGGACTTTCGTTACCTCACTTTAGAAATGAGGCCGCCTGTGTTTATTCCAAGACCAGAGACAGAGGTATTTTTGTCAATTATTGTTTTAGCTCCCATCAGTAATGAgatatttgtttgttatttatttgtttgaacaAGTTGAAGTTTatcagctattcagctgatgtggcaacctggttcccagggtctctttgttgATTAGGACAATggaggccctgggaacgagattgctgatgtggacctgctatatttgattgattgattgattgattaattaattaattgaatgATTGATATGAGAATTTCTAAATCTAGGAATTGGTTGAGCTGGCCTGCCGGCATCACTCCCtttggaacaacaacaagaatgaAATTTCCTTCTTTGAGGTCGGCTGTGGAAGTGGAGCCATTTGTCTTTCAATACTTACAGAATTTTCACAGGTAATCGCTTTTTGCAAGGCATTTAAAGTGGCATTATAACAACAACACAGTTTCTGTCAAAATATTCAGGGCCATGACCACTGTCTTTTAATGGAGACTGATGAACTTCAGACAAAGTTTTGAAACTCGATTTGCAGAAGCCTGGATTTTCTGGAAATCCCTTGAAACTTAATTCAATTCCTGTTGCCAACTTTATAATCAGgatatttttatttgtgaaaTATGCTTTTGCGTGTGCACTGGAACAGGCATTTCGATTGGTGAATTTAAACCTCGCTCCCATTGGTTCgtttgaaatcttgaaattcAGGGATGCAATGTAATAAAAAACGTCTGGGTTTTTCGGTGAAGTTGATGCATCTTTGTCTCGATTACCTGGAGGTTTTAAGgagttgaaatatttttctcgGGATTATCGCCCGAACAACACTCAGCTTTTGTTTATTATCCTCAGTCTAGCTGTGTTGCTATTGACAAGAGCAAAGACGCATATCAACTTACAAGAGACAATGCGAGCAAGTTAGTATTTACCAAGAAGAGGTtaagagtcaaaggaaaagagttggggtgggggggggggggatgggggggctACGATGGGGGGTACAATGGGGATTTCTTGATTTtaagagatgtttttttttatacgGAAGTAGGTTTTCCCCAGCTTTGGCAGCAGCATGCATGACATTCTATGAATCCATGACCAGGGTACCAGTAGCATTGTGCAATAGTGCCTTAAATTAAAGAGTCTTTTGTGGccaaatttagccaaattcagtgACTGACAACCAAATCAAGTGAAAGTCAAAAAAAAGTAACTACGAAAACATTAAAGGAAAGTttggaaaaaagagcaaaaggaggcagggatgggCAGAATtcaagaagattaaaatggattacttaacaattattcttcgaaggcgaagtgattatcggtgaatattcaccgataatcactgagcctgaggcgaataattgttttagtataaatacacaggtgattatttcaaaaaagagaagaaaaaaaacatttcaacgcgaaatcatcttcacttacagtggcaaaacgactactggcagccattttgtccgtggaggtgattatcggctgataatccgagatagcgaaccaatgagagcgcgcgattttgtataatcccctgtatatttatactaaaactgggatatttgaaaacttttaagcctaaaagcttttcaaagtttatctcagtctgttgtttgtaacaTTAACTCTTTATGCCTGACggacatttttttgtcacaaAGCTTTGattgtgttgtttaaaagtaatttctgtgGTAAAGTTAAAGGGACattttcacggttttgcgcTTGTCCAAGCTTTGGTGCTAGGTGTTGTacattttacggtttcttactgaaccacatgATGTTCATTATTTATCTTAATTAATCACAGAGAGTATTAAAGaaaatacactgaatgactgaggcccaaatttggtggtAGATAATGCGCGTTTACACAAAATTTCAAGTTTAGTTTTGACCATCGAACTTATTGTACGGGTCGagccattctcgtcaccagattctcgggtcgacccaaggctctgggaaactctatataggagaacatgcgccgtagggttcttatagccaaaaattggctatttgaaccttacggcgcctgctcactcctcgtgctaacatgaatgcaccaattagagacgcttttgattgttcttcacgaaaaccaatgagaagacactttgtttcagggttccccagagctcttctctccctcagtcaagagaagagctctggggtcgagattgaccTGGTCGAACATTTTATTCCACGCACGAGTTATCTATTCGCATGCAGcaggttcataacacaaaggaaacgATTGCAAAAGTAGTTCCAATGAGTAATTACACTTCTATAGCATTGCTTCCGATTCCTGCATgagtgctttcgattgtttctaTAACAATGGAGAATTGGCTGccgtgacagtttgcccatgcgcagagacatgaaactctccctttaagGTGCATAACGAGTAGGGGCGTAACACAGTCCCTTCAAGCTGAACACCATTTCTTGTGATTGAGCGTGCTTACTTGACATTTTATGGGGAATGAGTTTGCGGACATACACGGAAACAGACTTGCTTTCCTATTTTCATCTAAAAGTATTAACTGTTGTTCACATATCCCAGAGGCCGGATTTGGAGTCTCAAATCTCAGCGTTCCTTTTCTTTGTGTGTGCTTACCGTAAATTACAAGTTCGTTAGCAAACGCATGAGCGATAACATTTTTCAATGATtgtgaggatttttttttttgtcttttaagcGTTTGTGTATGGTTACTTCCTAGTTTTATTTCATTGCAGATTTGGTGTCGCTGATCGGTTGTCACTTTACCACACGGATGTTCGTAAGTAATATGAAGTTACTGCTATAGGAAAGCGATGTTATAGGGAACAAGGTCAACGTCATCGTCATCgacgtcatcgtcatcatcatcatcgttgtagttatcgtcgtcatcatcatcgtcatcattgtcctcatcatcgttatcatcatcgtcctcatcatcgtcatcttcatcgtcatcatcgcggtcatcatcgtcgtcattatcgtcatcgttatcattttcatcgtcatcatcgtcgtcatcgtcgtcgtcatcatcatagttgtcgtcatcatcattgtcgtcaccatcatcgtcattattgtcattatcgtgatcatcatcgtcgtcatcatcatcatcgtcctcGTCATCATctttatcgtcatcatcatcgtcatcatcatcatcgtcatcatcgccgtcattatcgtcatcaccgttgtcatcgtcatcatcatcgtcctcatcatcattgtcgtcaccatcatcgtcatcattgtcattatcgtgatcatcatcattgtcatcgtcatcaccatcatcgtcgtcatcaacATTATCATCATGTCAGCCGTCTGCATCGGAGAATAGAAATGCAATCGTATTGACACTTTGATCAACCGTGTTTGCTTTGTTGATGATTATGATATCAGGTGATATATCACATGCGCGGTTTTATCTCATGACGAGATTAATTCAGTGAAGCAATTTGAAgccaattcactacttgcacaaattccataatacacctcttttacccccaaaaaatctgcataggcattgttttcgacttctcttgggacattttcatgtcccaggagaaattgcaaacaatggttatgcaaacgttttggggggtaatagaggtgtattatgggattgtgcaagtagtgaatgttCCATTTTGAGGGGGAAGAGAGACCGGGGTACACGAAGAAAAgtctctcagagcagagtagagaaccaacgaactcaacccaACAATGACGTTGAGTATGATGAAAGGCGGGTGATCTCAACACTGCGCAAGTCCTTATATTTTGGCCTGAAAAAGTTTGCCAAACAGCGCCCTACTCagaaagtttgtttttgctCCACCGGGAGCCGTAACTTGATCGGCCGCGGCGTGAATATGTCATTGTCCAAACCGCCAGGACAGGAGAAGACAAGCGTAGTTTTCAGTTATATGCTCCAAATGTCGCTAAACAATGGCTTTATAAggaattataataaagtttctatataacgcgcgctctcattggtttaaacagcgtgctttatgagagtacaaagcacggaacaaacgaaagcccaCGCCATCattcgcagaaatggcagatgaatttccgaattttaccttgggtattattgaagctgtcagttaaaggcttgctcagatattctgtcaagtgctttggatggaagacctcaaccgtcgtccggtccagcagttctttcaagctcagaaagtcctcacgctggagttcttcatttacaaaattcccaacaggttttcagattccagccgcaagcaatgaagagtttgttttccagttgtcatgtcggaaacgtgcaggttttcatgggcaacaattcggccggttttcactgaacttaatcatttagatcctcttttttgctgttttttacggactgaaaccgaacattgaggcacttgtttttccataaattctaattttgtgtgattttccagttgattgatgttttgacaagcctttgtttcattaaccaatcaaataatcttaaacattcttacaagcgcgctgattggtccaaagtagcgtgctttatcagagtataaagcactgtgctgacgacatctcagttcgccacaagcagcacgcgctttgaaaataaagtagaatttttgaagaaaattacttgttttttatcataaaacaaataaagaagccttgactgtgctctgttctgttgtaaagcacttaggaagcggctagagcactcaagaagtagggagaaacactcgcctatcggctcgtgtttccccctacacttctttcgtgctctagccgtttcctgcgtgctttacaacagaacagagcacagtcaaggcttctttatttgttaaatacaaTCGTGTTGTACGTCCGTCATGTTTCTTTGGTTGTATTGAACCAACTTGCCTGCCTATATATCTCTAAGCGCAAAATTCCGTCGGCTTCtccattgttggattgcatgcGCCAAATAAGAGCTCCTTGCTGCACCTCCGGAGTGGAGTCATGTAGCAGCTATCGTAACGTATAGTGTGATTGGCTCTCcaccctagccaaaaacaaaagactaaaaaattgaaacaatggCTTTGAaaaagctgcttacaataccaaacaatagcaggttacgagagctacTACACTACTGCTGGAGTGATTCTCGTTTGGCTGTGCCCAGTGCGTGCAGCGCCCCGAAGCAAGGCATGTTGCGGATTTTGCTTAGAATCATTTTGCGTTCGTTTGCAGGATTCGTTTTACCAGTACTTGGTTCCACAAAATTTGATGCTGTCATTAGCAACCCTCCTTATATTCTCGAAGAAGATATGCTCAATTTGCAGCCTGAAATATCGAAGTAGGTGCTTGCCACTGAATTCAAACTGGAGCCTCATCTATGGTTCTCCTTTTTGTCccggcttaaggacggtgcctactattgttattgcgcatacgttctgcgcatctcgagatactcggatttcctatcggtgacgcttactaatacagagatatttttgcgcggtttaaaactatccggaaaaagtagatcttagtaagtgtccttggtatccaaaaagaaaactgggggtaaccatgcatttttgagagataattaagcccTCAATtagagaaagaatgccatacattgc from Montipora foliosa isolate CH-2021 chromosome 7, ASM3666993v2, whole genome shotgun sequence includes the following:
- the LOC138009526 gene encoding MTRF1L release factor glutamine methyltransferase-like; amino-acid sequence: MQVRTVLSELTGNQRSHLATLLLEKTFRFKAKFQNHITCARRFGSKNLKLVTNSWIQRLQENNVPEANLSVKFIIEHVLGKEKTWASNKCDIAEEEEEKLNELFQQRLKRIPLQYIIGEWDFRYLTLEMRPPVFIPRPETEELVELACRHHSLWNNNKNEISFFEVGCGSGAICLSILTEFSQSSCVAIDKSKDAYQLTRDNASKFGVADRLSLYHTDVRFVLPVLGSTKFDAVISNPPYILEEDMLNLQPEISKYEDTEALYGGCNGLDVIKEILRVSSAILKPNGSVWLEVDPSHPNLINQWIDSQDLGLKYCATFNDFAKWPRFCHIIRE